One part of the Anopheles merus strain MAF chromosome 3L, AmerM5.1, whole genome shotgun sequence genome encodes these proteins:
- the LOC121600069 gene encoding transcription factor grauzone-like, with product MEESPPSAAPESLQCRLCLHTADLLISIFGKRGREAQMCQKLREHLKLTVKEDETLPKHICLKCWDTVEYIDSFVRRVEQNQSVLAYGERGEITFIVSVTAPPVEIDESYDLRKDSGDPPSYDEAQKTKQATAVYDEGEGEELIEIIEAPCEDTISEEENLVYDLLPFDDDSDERTAAERDELREETDPIGNGVTTVVSTTDEEAGILVRVNDYDFPPMIKDGRMIVHGEELEKCLAAYYGLVCELCHQRNWATIGELFAHHRAAHGREGFVNCCGRTIEKKSQMAMHMAKHVQPEAFECPICKKMMTTPRILKAHMQNHLPEEERPLKCDLCPRRFSYISALLIHASTHREENEAKCAYHLCHSCGRAFRSGDKLAEHIALSHRTDGTSNCVVCDTCGKKFISKSNLNYHLTTHQPKVLHQVQCEHCGKWLKNKLCLRKHMLQHSQVRHACDQCDYTTINAQSLQNHRRVQHTDEKPFVCPTCGKSFKVKSNLREHLAQHQQEQKYSCEFCSRKFTSKSNYYCHRKRMHPNELEQERRKKEQEESAHRIRLKLKQQRQ from the exons ATGGAAGAATCTCCTCCCTCCGCAGCACCGGAAAGCTTGCAATGTCGGCTCTGCCTGCATACGGCCGATTTACTGATTTCAATATTCGGTAAACGGGGCCGTGAGGCGCAAATGTGCCAAAAGCTTCGCGAACACTTAAAACTCACG GTTAAAGAGGATGAAACGCTGCCCAAACACATCTGCCTCAAGTGCTGGGACACGGTGGAGTACATCGATTCGTTCGTCCGCCGGGTGGAACAGAATCAATCCGTTCTGGCGTACGGTGAACGGGGAGAAATAACCTTTATTGTGAGCGTAACAGCACCGCCGGTCGAAATCGATGAAAGTTATGACTTGCGGAAGGACTCTGGAGATCCACCCTCGTACGATGAGGCACAGAAAACGAAGCAGGCCACAGCTGTGTACgacgagggggagggggaagaaCTGATCGAAATCATTGAAGCGCCTTGCGAAGATACGATCTCGGAAGAGGAAAATCTGGTCTATGATCTGCTCCCGTTCGATGATGATTCCGACGAGCGAACAGCGGCCGAGAGGGATGAGCTGCGAGAGGAAACAGACCCAATCGGCAACGGTGTGACGACCGTCGTCAGCACCACGGACGAAGAAGCTGGCATTCTCGTCCGGGTGAACGATTACGACTTTCCACCGATGATCAAGGACGGCAGGATGATTGTGCATGGCGAGGAGCTGGAGAAATGTCTTGCCGCGTACTACGGACTGGTGTGTGAGCTCTGCCACCAGCGAAACTGGGCCACGATCGGGGAACTGTTCGCCCATCACCGGGCGGCCCACGGTCGGGAGGGTTTTGTGAACTGTTGCGGACGAACGATTGAAAAGAAATCGCAGATGGCCATGCACATGGCAAAACATGTGCAACCGGAAGCGTTTGA ATGTCCAATATGCAAGAAGATGATGACCACGCCACGCATACTGAAGGCGCACATGCAGAACCACCTGCCGGAGGAGGAGCGACCGCTCAAGTGTGATCTCTGCCCAAGGCGCTTCAGCTACATCAGCGCACTGCTCATACACGCCTCGACCCACCGGGAAGAGAACGAGGCCAAGTGCGCGTACCATCTGTGCCACAGCTGCGGGCGAGCGTTCCGCTCCGGGGACAAGCTGGCGGAGCACATTGCCCTGTCGCACAGGACGGACGGCACCAGCAACTGTGTGGTGTGCGACACGTGCGGCAAAAAGTTCATCTCGAAAAGCAACCTAAACTACCACCTGACCACGCACCAGCCGAAGGTGCTGCATCAGGTGCAGTGTGAGCATTGCGGGAAGTGGCTAAAGAACAAGCTCTGCCTGCGGAAGCACATGCTGCAGCACTCCCAGGTGCGGCATGCCTGCGACCAGTGCGACTACACCACCATCAACGCGCAGAGCCTGCAGAACCATCGCCGGGTGCAGCACACGGACGAGAAACCGTTCGTTTGTCCTACCTGCGGGAAGTCGTTTAAGGTGAAGAGCAACCTGCGGGAGCATCTGGCACAGCACCAGCAGGAGCAGAAGTATTCGTGCGAGTTCTGCTCGCGAAAGTTCACGTCGAAAAGCAACTACTACTGCCACCGGAAGCGGATGCATCCGAACGAGCTGGAACAGGAAAGGCGAAAAAAGGAGCAGGAGGAAAG TGCCCATCGCATCAGGCTAAAATTAAAACAGCAGAGACAGTAA
- the LOC121599181 gene encoding E3 ubiquitin-protein ligase SH3RF3 isoform X1: protein MDERLLNDLLECSVCLERLDSSSKVLPCQHTFCRKCLEEIVASHQELRCPECRVLVEVRIDELPPNVLLMRILEGMKTAELNSQNTSQTTNGSSKPTCNRNQSHGAAPTSNANAVNYQQQQQHHQHHHQQQHPSSGGVHGAKIGKSSNGQGTADGQAQHPHHPSHPQQQQHHHHPHQPLSRIIASSGVTGAGPNASLDLSKIPHAKAFYDFSSSETSDISFRKGDIIILRKKIDHNWCVGEVNGKEGAVPLNHIKVIVPLPFPQCKALYDFRMGPTEEEGCLTFKKGALIHVLRRVDQNWAEGRIGDKIGIFPISFVEMNGLAKHMMDTALKHILNNSNRTVPPTPFDLNASSATSSSDTSSSVTTSPNSSTSTTSSNSSTAPSSPTAHFLQQQSQPAAAVGSKQHQSKRSDPANREKRHSLTTSGLSTTATGGPLQPSQAAPHRHSTEMLNTEAAAAAGDAKPSRQSVDATTAAAAAPTTSTAPATGYQKCNATKASQMYQQHPQLPTMYVALYPYKPQKPDELELKKGAVYYVTERCQDGWFKGTNWQKKSGVFPGNYVAIHKGRDGASSATRNANAHSSGKMSNISSPQQQQAAGGGASSALNGSNGAMSSPSNGGSASPQQHQPLQLPELPPRNTTIPQQQQQQQQGMKYIDSIFGRQGSLDGGGPGSPNNEQQQQQPGAGQEATTTPPAAGGGKVKKDSSAVSLMKRLTNMKRSKSPTGGCSGGTANPAYTSDSSLFEEMAGAADAAMLASGVGSAAQLAKPHFKQIANPVHVRSGSCPSQLLQNLPMDLMLNGAGVTHSSQQQQQHLHQQQQQQHHHQPNHPALAGVRGENVPMMYGSQRIKPHKERPSMHGFKYGDHTVVTAMPKHIAHEAPASTSSSHMVAKQQQQSHIYHRKSQSLDASAIISQLGPSQHTSATATVVPTVAANGTPSKTSSKSSHSQTVRERFKCIVPYPPNSEYELELRVGDIVMVHKKRDNGWYKGTHARSGKTGLFPASFVEPDI, encoded by the exons ATGGACGAACGGTTGCTGAACGATCTGCTGGAATGTTCCGTCTGTCTGGAACGGTTGGATTCCTCCTCGAAGGTGCTGCCCTGCCAGCACACCTTCTGCCGGAAGTGTCTCGAG GAAATCGTTGCCAGCCACCAAGAGCTACGATGTCCCGAGTGTCGCGTCCTGGTCGAGGTGCGAATCGACGAGCTGCCCCCGAATGTCCTGCTGATGCGAATACTGGAAG GCATGAAGACGGCGGAACTGAACAGCCAGAACACGAGCCAGACgaccaacggcagcagcaaaccCACGTGCAATCGCAATCAATCACATGGCGCCGCACCAACGTCGAACGCAAATGCGGTCAactatcagcagcagcagcagcaccatcaacaccaccaccagcagcaacatccaTCATCGGGGGGCGTGCATGGTGCTAAAATAGGCAAATCGTCCAACGGCCAGGGTACGGCCGACGGCCAAGCGCAGCACCCGCACCATCCATCGcatccgcagcagcagcagcatcatcaccatccgCATCAGCCACTGTCGCGTATTATTGCGTCGAGCGGTGTCACTGGCGCGGGCCCGAATGCATCGCTCGATCTGTCGAAAATCCCACACGCCAAAGCGTTTTACGATTTTTCCTCCAGCGAGACAAG CGATATAAGCTTCCGCAAGGGTGACATTATTATACTGCGGAAGAAAATCGACCACAACTGGTGCGTGGGAGAGGTGAACGGGAAGGAGGGTGCGGTGCCGCTGAACCACATCAAGGTGATCGTGCCGCTGCCGTTCCCGCAGTGCAAGGCGCTGTACGATTTTCGCATGGGCCCGACGGAGGAGGAGGGCTGCCTGACGTTCAAGAAGGGCGCCCTGATACACGTGCTGCGGCGCGTCGACCAGAACTGGGCGGAGGGCCGAATCGGGGACAAGATTGGCATCTTTCCGATCTCGTTCGTCGAGATGAACGGGCTGGCGAAGCATATGATGGACACGGCACTGAAGCA cATATTGAACAACTCGAATCGAACCGTACCGCCGACACCGTTCGATCTGAACGCCAGCAgtgccaccagcagcagcgacacgAGCTCCAGCGTAACGACCAGTCCCAACTCTTCCACCAGCACGACCAGCTCCAACTCGAGCACCGCGCCCAGCAGCCCGACGGCTCACTtcctgcagcagcagtccCAGCCCGCCGCGGCGGTCGGCAGCAAGCAGCACCAGTCGAAGCGCTCCGATCCGGCCAATCGGGAAAAGCGTCACTCCCTCACCACGTCCGGGCTGTCGACGACGGCGACCGGTGGACCGTTGCAGCCGAGCCAGGCCGCACCGCACCGACATTCGACGGAAATGTTAAACAccgaagctgctgctgctgccggagaTGCAAAACCGTCCCGCCAATCGGTCGATGCGACGACGGCGGCTGCGGCAGCGCCAACGACGTCCACGGCCCCTGCCACGGGCTACCAGAAGTGTAACGCGACAAAAGCTAGTCAAATGTACCAGCAGCATCCGCAGCTGCCGACGATGTACGTTGCGCTCTACCCGTACAAGCCGCAGAAACCGGACGAGCTCGAGCTGAAGAAAGGAG CCGTCTACTATGTCACGGAACGGTGCCAGGATGGTTGGTTTAAGGGTACAAACTGGCAGAAGAAGTCGGGCGTTTTCCCCGGCAATTATGTTGCCATCCACAAGGGCCGTGATGGTGCTTCg TCTGCGACGCGCAACGCGAATGCCCACTCCTCCGGCAAGATGAGCAACATCTCCagcccgcagcagcagcaggcggccggtggtggtgcatcGTCCGCCCTGAACGGTTCCAACGGTGCCATGAGCAGTCCATCCAACGGTGGATCGGCCTCTCCCCAGCAGCATCAACCGCTGCAGCTGCCCGAGCTGCCGCCACGTAATACAACAataccacagcagcagcagcagcagcaacagggcATGAAATATATTGATTCCATCTTCGGTCGTCAAGGTTCGCTGGACGGTGGAGGACCCGGTTCGCCGAacaacgagcagcagcagcagcaaccgggtGCAGGGCAGGAGGCCACCACGACACCGCCGGCAGCGGGCGGCGGAAAGGTAAAGAAGGACTCGTCGGCGGTCAGTTTGATGAAGCGGCTGACCAACATGAAGCGTTCGAAATCGCCTACCGGTGGCTGTTCGGGCGGTACGGCCAATCCGGCGTACACGAGCGACAGCTCGCTGTTCGAGGAGATGGCCGGGGCGGCGGATGCGGCAATGCTCGCGTCCGGCGTTGGCTCAGCAGCACAGCTGGCCAAGCCACACTTTAAACAGATCGCCAATCCAGTGCACGTGAG GTCTGGTTCCTGTCCAAGTCAGCTGCTTCAGAATTTACCGATGGATTTGATGCTGAATGGAGCGGGCGTAACGCACTcttcccagcagcagcagcagcatctccatcaacagcagcagcaacagcaccaccatcaaccGAATCATCCCGCTCTGGCAGGAGTGCGCGGTGAAAACGTTCCAATGATGTACGGATCCCAGCGTATAAAACCGCACAAAGAGCGACCATCGATGCATGG GTTCAAGTATGGCGATCATACCGTGGTGACGGCCATGCCCAAACACATCGCGCATGAAGCGCCCGCCTCAACGTCCTCCTCCCATATGGtcgcgaagcagcagcaacagtcccACATCTACCACCGGAAGTCCCAAAGCCTGGACGCGTCCGCAATCATCTCGCAGCTCGGCCCATCGCAGCACACGTCCGCCACTGCTACCGTGGTCCCAACAGTGGCCGCTAATGGAACACCTTCCAAAACATCCTCCAAGTCGTCCCACTCGCAAACCGTTCGGGAGAG ATTCAAATGCATCGTGCCGTACCCACCGAACAGCGAGTATGAGCTGGAACTGCGCGTCGGCGACATTGTGATGGTGCACAAAAAGCGTGATAACGGATGGTACAAAGGAACGCACGCGCGGTCGGGCAAGACGGGCCTATTCCCAGCGTCGTTCGTCGAACCGGACATCTGA
- the LOC121600070 gene encoding uncharacterized protein LOC121600070 → MRLPMGRKQAEQAAQWASSAAAYGAAAALVGCYLTDWKVIVSYIPFYGGKFDKKE, encoded by the exons ATGAGACTGCCGATGGGACGTAAACAAGCCGAACAGGCCGCTCAATG GGCCTCTTCTGCCGCCGCTTACGGAGCTGCTGCGGCGCTGGTCGGATGCTACCTGACCGACTGGAAGGTGATCGTGTCGTACATCCCCTTCTACGGCGGCAAATTCGACAAGAAGGAATAG
- the LOC121600534 gene encoding conserved oligomeric Golgi complex subunit 8, giving the protein MDYENEKVIKFIFPDDYEELSAQDTTDVVDYLLKLGTYKAEDLKKEKVRLQDEHRQNVEQTQDLAISHYPTFIRTAESSREIYREFVATERKLDCLSDKWPKFIAACQTFQQGSADINAARRLNSLTLLRNAELLEVLEIPQLMDSCIREGKYEEALELSSYVQRLMTKHGNIPVIASINEAVEAAWHTMLMQLLTQLRTDLQLPKCLQVVGYLRRMQAFTGSELKLKFLQTRTSWLKDVLATIPSDDAQLHLTKTIEATRVHLFNIITQYRALFPDDEDTFSPAGATMGNERMAAGDEGKIFHSWLHDQIMDFVRTLERDLASNDLVSYDTILGQCMYFGLSFSRVGIDFRALVAPVFVRVIGNRFRATMARATAQFERDIERYTLINKVPSMIRRNRQEDRTNPVDDAGSVQPPETLLDFEPLALYCNALLTMFNDLRLCAPVALATMVTEQLEGSLEQVCRGILGFYRQEQQAFAPTERECFIRLCSCFAYDLLPYLQRCVHVLFPPSTLASQLGINVLTLQKHGVTYLRQRKILEPIAYLLPDRIETVVKQVAELSVTGKEVSEEAEEKEKEPSGDAVNVPEEK; this is encoded by the exons ATGGACTACGAGAAcgaaaaagtgataaaatttATCTTTCCCGATGATTACGAAG AACTGTCCGCCCAAGACACGACCGACGTGGTCGATTATTTGCTCAAGCTCGGCACCTACAAGGCGGAAGACttgaaaaaggaaaaggtaCGCCTGCAGGACGAACATCGGCAGAATGTGGAGCAAACGCAGGATCTGGCCATCTCGCACTATCCCACGTTCATCCGGACGGCGGAAAGCTCGCGCGAAATCTATCGCGAGTTTGTCGCGACGGAAAGGAAGCTCGATTGTTTGAGCGACAAGTGGCCCAAGTTTATTGCCGCGTGTCAAACGTTCCAGCAGGGCTCGGCGGACATCAATGCAGCCCGCCGGCTGAATTCGCTCACGCTGCTGCGCAATGCGGAACTGCTGGAGGTGCTCGAAATACCACAGCTAATGGACAGCTGCATACGGGAGGGTAAGTACGAGGAGGCGCTGGAGCTGTCGTCGTACGTGCAGCGGTTGATGACGAAGCATGGCAACATTCCGGTAATAGCG AGTATTAACGAAGCGGTGGAAGCGGCCTGGCACACCATGCTGATGCAGCTGCTGACCCAGTTGCGCACCGATCTGCAACTCCCCAAGTGCCTCCAGGTCGTGGGCTATCTGCGCCGAATGCAAGCATTTACCGGCAGCGAGCTGAAGTTAAAGTTTCTGCAAACTCGCACCAGCTGGCTGAAGGATGTGCTTGCCACCATCCCGTCGGACGATGCGCAGCTCCATCTGACGAAAACGATCGAAGCGACGCGGGTGCATCTGTTCAACATCATCACCCAGTACCGTGCCCTGTTCCCGGACGACGAggacacgttcagcccggccgGCGCAACCATGGGCAACGAGCGAATGGCGGCGGGTGACGAGGGTAAGATTTTCCACAGCTGGCTGCACGACCAGATCATGGACTTTGTGCGTACGCTCGAGCGAGATCTCGCCTCCAACGATCTCGTCTCGTACGACACCATCCTCGGACAGTGCATGTACTTCGGGCTATCGTTTAGCCGCGTTGGGATCGATTTCCGTGCGCTCGTGGCGCCGGTGTTTGTGCGCGTGATTGGTAATCGATTCCGTGCCACGATGGCTCGTGCGACCGCCCAGTTCGAGCGGGACATTGAGCGGTACACGCTGATCAACAAGGTGCCGAGCATGATACGGCGCAACCGGCAGGAAGATCGTACGAATCCGGTGGACGACGCGGGCTCGGTGCAACCGCCGGAGACGCTGCTCGACTTTGAGCCGCTAGCGCTGTACTGCAATGCACTGCTGACCATGTTCAACGATTTGCGGCTGTGTGCACCGGTTGCCCTCGCTACCATGGTGACGGAGCAGCTGGAAGGCTCGCTCGAGCAGGTGTGTCGCGGAATACTGGGATTTTACCGGCAGGAGCAGCAGGCCTTTGCACCGACCGAGCGGGAATGCTTCATTCGGCTCTGTTCCTGCTTTGCGTACGATCTGCTTCCGTACCTGCAGCGCTGCGTGCATGTGCTGTTTCCCCCGTCCACGCTGGCGAGCCAGCTGGGCATCAATGTGCTGACGCTGCAGAAGCACGGCGTAACGTACCTCCGGCAGAGGAAGATACTGGAACCGATCGCTTACCTGCTGCCGGACCGGATCGAAACGGTGGTCAAGCAGGTGGCTGAGCTGAGTGTTACCGGAAAAGAAGTGTCGGAGGAGgcggaggagaaggaaaaggagCCCAGTGGTGATGCAGTTAATGTTccggaagaaaaataa
- the LOC121599181 gene encoding E3 ubiquitin-protein ligase SH3RF3 isoform X2, which translates to MDERLLNDLLECSVCLERLDSSSKVLPCQHTFCRKCLEEIVASHQELRCPECRVLVEVRIDELPPNVLLMRILEGMKTAELNSQNTSQTTNGSSKPTCNRNQSHGAAPTSNANAVNYQQQQQHHQHHHQQQHPSSGGVHGAKIGKSSNGQGTADGQAQHPHHPSHPQQQQHHHHPHQPLSRIIASSGVTGAGPNASLDLSKIPHAKAFYDFSSSETSDISFRKGDIIILRKKIDHNWCVGEVNGKEGAVPLNHIKVIVPLPFPQCKALYDFRMGPTEEEGCLTFKKGALIHVLRRVDQNWAEGRIGDKIGIFPISFVEMNGLAKHMMDTALKHILNNSNRTVPPTPFDLNASSATSSSDTSSSVTTSPNSSTSTTSSNSSTAPSSPTAHFLQQQSQPAAAVGSKQHQSKRSDPANREKRHSLTTSGLSTTATGGPLQPSQAAPHRHSTEMLNTEAAAAAGDAKPSRQSVDATTAAAAAPTTSTAPATGYQKCNATKASQMYQQHPQLPTMYVALYPYKPQKPDELELKKGAVYYVTERCQDGWFKGTNWQKKSGVFPGNYVAIHKGRDGASSATRNANAHSSGKMSNISSPQQQQAAGGGASSALNGSNGAMSSPSNGGSASPQQHQPLQLPELPPRSLDGGGPGSPNNEQQQQQPGAGQEATTTPPAAGGGKVKKDSSAVSLMKRLTNMKRSKSPTGGCSGGTANPAYTSDSSLFEEMAGAADAAMLASGVGSAAQLAKPHFKQIANPVHVRSGSCPSQLLQNLPMDLMLNGAGVTHSSQQQQQHLHQQQQQQHHHQPNHPALAGVRGENVPMMYGSQRIKPHKERPSMHGFKYGDHTVVTAMPKHIAHEAPASTSSSHMVAKQQQQSHIYHRKSQSLDASAIISQLGPSQHTSATATVVPTVAANGTPSKTSSKSSHSQTVRERFKCIVPYPPNSEYELELRVGDIVMVHKKRDNGWYKGTHARSGKTGLFPASFVEPDI; encoded by the exons ATGGACGAACGGTTGCTGAACGATCTGCTGGAATGTTCCGTCTGTCTGGAACGGTTGGATTCCTCCTCGAAGGTGCTGCCCTGCCAGCACACCTTCTGCCGGAAGTGTCTCGAG GAAATCGTTGCCAGCCACCAAGAGCTACGATGTCCCGAGTGTCGCGTCCTGGTCGAGGTGCGAATCGACGAGCTGCCCCCGAATGTCCTGCTGATGCGAATACTGGAAG GCATGAAGACGGCGGAACTGAACAGCCAGAACACGAGCCAGACgaccaacggcagcagcaaaccCACGTGCAATCGCAATCAATCACATGGCGCCGCACCAACGTCGAACGCAAATGCGGTCAactatcagcagcagcagcagcaccatcaacaccaccaccagcagcaacatccaTCATCGGGGGGCGTGCATGGTGCTAAAATAGGCAAATCGTCCAACGGCCAGGGTACGGCCGACGGCCAAGCGCAGCACCCGCACCATCCATCGcatccgcagcagcagcagcatcatcaccatccgCATCAGCCACTGTCGCGTATTATTGCGTCGAGCGGTGTCACTGGCGCGGGCCCGAATGCATCGCTCGATCTGTCGAAAATCCCACACGCCAAAGCGTTTTACGATTTTTCCTCCAGCGAGACAAG CGATATAAGCTTCCGCAAGGGTGACATTATTATACTGCGGAAGAAAATCGACCACAACTGGTGCGTGGGAGAGGTGAACGGGAAGGAGGGTGCGGTGCCGCTGAACCACATCAAGGTGATCGTGCCGCTGCCGTTCCCGCAGTGCAAGGCGCTGTACGATTTTCGCATGGGCCCGACGGAGGAGGAGGGCTGCCTGACGTTCAAGAAGGGCGCCCTGATACACGTGCTGCGGCGCGTCGACCAGAACTGGGCGGAGGGCCGAATCGGGGACAAGATTGGCATCTTTCCGATCTCGTTCGTCGAGATGAACGGGCTGGCGAAGCATATGATGGACACGGCACTGAAGCA cATATTGAACAACTCGAATCGAACCGTACCGCCGACACCGTTCGATCTGAACGCCAGCAgtgccaccagcagcagcgacacgAGCTCCAGCGTAACGACCAGTCCCAACTCTTCCACCAGCACGACCAGCTCCAACTCGAGCACCGCGCCCAGCAGCCCGACGGCTCACTtcctgcagcagcagtccCAGCCCGCCGCGGCGGTCGGCAGCAAGCAGCACCAGTCGAAGCGCTCCGATCCGGCCAATCGGGAAAAGCGTCACTCCCTCACCACGTCCGGGCTGTCGACGACGGCGACCGGTGGACCGTTGCAGCCGAGCCAGGCCGCACCGCACCGACATTCGACGGAAATGTTAAACAccgaagctgctgctgctgccggagaTGCAAAACCGTCCCGCCAATCGGTCGATGCGACGACGGCGGCTGCGGCAGCGCCAACGACGTCCACGGCCCCTGCCACGGGCTACCAGAAGTGTAACGCGACAAAAGCTAGTCAAATGTACCAGCAGCATCCGCAGCTGCCGACGATGTACGTTGCGCTCTACCCGTACAAGCCGCAGAAACCGGACGAGCTCGAGCTGAAGAAAGGAG CCGTCTACTATGTCACGGAACGGTGCCAGGATGGTTGGTTTAAGGGTACAAACTGGCAGAAGAAGTCGGGCGTTTTCCCCGGCAATTATGTTGCCATCCACAAGGGCCGTGATGGTGCTTCg TCTGCGACGCGCAACGCGAATGCCCACTCCTCCGGCAAGATGAGCAACATCTCCagcccgcagcagcagcaggcggccggtggtggtgcatcGTCCGCCCTGAACGGTTCCAACGGTGCCATGAGCAGTCCATCCAACGGTGGATCGGCCTCTCCCCAGCAGCATCAACCGCTGCAGCTGCCCGAGCTGCCGCCAC GTTCGCTGGACGGTGGAGGACCCGGTTCGCCGAacaacgagcagcagcagcagcaaccgggtGCAGGGCAGGAGGCCACCACGACACCGCCGGCAGCGGGCGGCGGAAAGGTAAAGAAGGACTCGTCGGCGGTCAGTTTGATGAAGCGGCTGACCAACATGAAGCGTTCGAAATCGCCTACCGGTGGCTGTTCGGGCGGTACGGCCAATCCGGCGTACACGAGCGACAGCTCGCTGTTCGAGGAGATGGCCGGGGCGGCGGATGCGGCAATGCTCGCGTCCGGCGTTGGCTCAGCAGCACAGCTGGCCAAGCCACACTTTAAACAGATCGCCAATCCAGTGCACGTGAG GTCTGGTTCCTGTCCAAGTCAGCTGCTTCAGAATTTACCGATGGATTTGATGCTGAATGGAGCGGGCGTAACGCACTcttcccagcagcagcagcagcatctccatcaacagcagcagcaacagcaccaccatcaaccGAATCATCCCGCTCTGGCAGGAGTGCGCGGTGAAAACGTTCCAATGATGTACGGATCCCAGCGTATAAAACCGCACAAAGAGCGACCATCGATGCATGG GTTCAAGTATGGCGATCATACCGTGGTGACGGCCATGCCCAAACACATCGCGCATGAAGCGCCCGCCTCAACGTCCTCCTCCCATATGGtcgcgaagcagcagcaacagtcccACATCTACCACCGGAAGTCCCAAAGCCTGGACGCGTCCGCAATCATCTCGCAGCTCGGCCCATCGCAGCACACGTCCGCCACTGCTACCGTGGTCCCAACAGTGGCCGCTAATGGAACACCTTCCAAAACATCCTCCAAGTCGTCCCACTCGCAAACCGTTCGGGAGAG ATTCAAATGCATCGTGCCGTACCCACCGAACAGCGAGTATGAGCTGGAACTGCGCGTCGGCGACATTGTGATGGTGCACAAAAAGCGTGATAACGGATGGTACAAAGGAACGCACGCGCGGTCGGGCAAGACGGGCCTATTCCCAGCGTCGTTCGTCGAACCGGACATCTGA